The following are encoded together in the Triticum dicoccoides isolate Atlit2015 ecotype Zavitan chromosome 6B, WEW_v2.0, whole genome shotgun sequence genome:
- the LOC119324127 gene encoding protein transport protein SEC16A homolog, with translation MADDLTDADFFDRLVEDDDEAAGPAPAVGASEELARGVSGLGLADSGDPGPSAAGALGEVAAPRPVAGAAAEGGSPGPGRGAAVHTTVKQVQWAAFGADADDAGLDPFGDLSGGAAQEEAFLGTAAADQTSALSSAVGGAVDHGFLGGSQGLATDQGFVGGSSDQSTATQQLSGTGAAVDSTDPKYLESIYPGWKFDEPTQQWYQVDAAQTAGENAQQQFGASYLQNSALAGLETIAEESAAAVSASGWGQGAASEYPANMLFYAEYPGWYFDTNKQEWLSLEAYQQAVMQASAASPVQGGASHGVVAPSGGIHYNVNQAEVPAVNNQVAQHNYGQQSQWQPDAFANNSIQPESATNSLAGSFYGADQHAHSESISPSTNHQVPFNTAETSTSYYGNLQNDYSTIGSQQAGYKGFEPPTVYQTSPKALQSSMGNQGSYKAFEPTAAHHIGENKGSTSSTGFQPGYKGFTPSTVHQAGYKGSGTSTGHHTKAFEPSSGHQAGYMGSQPSTGQHAGYMGSQPSTDHQSSYMGFGTSTNQGYGDANGFVNAQGFVPTGSMYNSQKQAHANTQAHLSNSYLGTENSMNFSQQQFSGTNASHMQFGYSPHEEMSSAGRPPHALVAFGFGGKLIVMKETSSMATNFNSGNQGSSIGTVSVLNLSEVVADKVDASRITDGSALSYFHVLCRQPVPGPLVGGSAASKDVNKWLDEMITWYESSTNEHQRGDPRKLLISLLKILCQHYGKLRAPFGSDPSQEDTNGPEMAVTKLFSSCKRSSNHMGDFGSNVPFMQNIPSEIQMQAVAQEVQALLVSGRRKEALLHAQEGQLWGPAVILALQLGDNFYVDTVKKMAQCHFISGSPLRTLCLLIAGQPADVFNVENNSNINYDTLGASQQPMQPNPNGMLDDWEENLAIITANRTKGDDLVITHLGDCLWKEKNEVAAAHSCYLVAELNIDPYSESARLCLIGADHLKCPRTFASPEAIQRTEVYEYTKVLGNSQYILLPFQPYKLIYAYMLAEVGRLADSLRYCQASMKVLKASGRAPELEAWKQLFSSLEDRIRTHQQGGYGTNLAPAKLVGKLFTSLDKSISRMMGTPSATLPPVPQGSVGDKETYSAPAAAKFVNSQSLMTMSSLTASPSVHSITEMSENSGGAGRKIAHNRSVSEPDFGKTPKPGAQSDNTQSSASGSRFGWISSTLQKTMGFVSKSRQAKLGQQNKFYYDEKLKRWVEEGAEIPAEEPPLAPPPTKSSSYQNGMPDYNLNGPTSGMHTPNGVAERRSPKHADHGLGMPPIPPSQNQFSARGRTGVRSRYVDTFNKAGATGAAQSYNRPAATSVTPPTGARFFVPTAAAVAAEQMPSQSVQTRGETFQRDDRSSSPPAETSFSSPPPAAQFSSPMSSAIQRYPSMDNIATPNQAPWMSPGSNSSSFASRSRAASWSGTYSDQFSSTAEARSPDGPTVPSPQMPGRPPSHSRSNSNSSVQFTGLTEDLHEVEL, from the exons ATGGCcgacgacctcaccgacgccgactTCTTCGACAGGCTagtggaggacgacgacgaggccgccgGCCCCGCCCCCGCCGTGGGGGCCTCGGAGGAGCTGGCCCGGGGCGTCTCCGGCCTCGGCCTCGCCGACAGCGGCGACCCCGGGCCGTCGGCGGCGGGGGCGTTGGGGGAGGTCGCGGCGCCCCGCCCTGTGGCCGGGGCGGCTGCGGAGGGCGGGTCGCCGGGGCCGGGGAGGGGCGCCGCAGTCCACACCACGGTCAAGCAGGTGCAGTGGGCCGCCTTCGGGGCCGACGCCGACGACGCCGGGCTCGACCCCTTCGGCGATCTGTCAGGCGGTGCCGCCCAGGAGGAGGCCTTCCTCGGCACCGCGGCCGCAGACCAGACCTCGGCGCTCTCCTCTGCTGTCGGTGGGGCGGTGGATCATGGCTTCCTCGGCGGGAGCCAGGGCCTGGCTACGGACCAGGGATTTGTTGGGGGAAGCTCGGACCAGAGCACGGCCACGCAACAGCTCAGCGGCACCGGTGCTGCCGTGGACTCCACGGATCCGAAGTACCTGGAGAGCATTTACCCCGGGTGGAAGTTCGACGAGCCGACGCAGCAGTGGTACCAGGTTGACGCTGCCCAGACGGCCGGCGAGAATGCGCAGCAGCAGTTTGGTGCTTCCTACCTGCAGAACTCGGCGCTGGCCGGGCTGGAGACGATTGCGGAGGAGAGCGCCGCCGCGGTGAGTGCATCAGGCTGGGGACAGGGGGCCGCTTCGGAGTACCCGGCAAACATGCTGTTCTACGCGGAGTACCCAGGGTGGTACTTTGACACCAACAAGCAGGAGTGGCTATCGCTCGAGGCGTACCAGCAGGCCGTCATGCAGGCCAGCGCAGCCAGTCCTGTTCAGGGTGGTGCAagccatggtgttgttgcgccttcTGGTGGGATACATTACAATGTCAACCAAGCCGAGGTTCCTGCTGTCAACAATCAGGTGGCCCAACATAACTACGGCCAGCAGAGCCAGTGGCAGCCGGATGCATTTGCTAACAACAGTATTCAACCAGAAAGTGCCACGAATAGCTTGGCAGGTAGTTTCTATGGTGCCGATCAGCATGCACACTCCGAATCCATCAGCCCCTCCACAAATCATCAGGTTCCCTTTAACACAGCTGAAACTTCCACAAGTTATTATGGCAACCTTCAGAATGACTACAGCACGATTGGTAGCCAACAAGCCGGTTACAAGGGGTTCGAACCTCCCACGGTTTACCAGACCAGTCCAAAGGCGCTCCAGTCATCCATGGGTAACCAGGGCAGTTACAAGGCATTTGAACCTACCGCTGCTCACCACATTGGTGAGAACAAGGGTTCTACGTCTTCTACTGGTTTCCAGCCTGGTTACAAGGGATTCACTCCTTCCACGGTCCACCAGGCTGGTTACAAGGGATCTGGTACTTCTACGGGCCACCATACGAAGGCATTTGAGCCTTCCTCGGGTCACCAGGCTGGCTACATGGGATCCCAACCTTCTACAGGTCAACATGCTGGTTACATGGGATCCCAACCTTCTACAGATCACCAGTCTAGTTACATGGGATTTGGAACTTCTACAAACCAGGGTTATGGTGATGCCAATGGTTTTGTCAATGCGCAAGGCTTTGTTCCAACGGGGAGTATGTACAACAGCCAGAAACAAGCTCATGCAAACACCCAAGCACACTTGTCTAACAGCTATCTCGGTACTGAGAACTCCATGAACTTCTCTCAGCAACAATTTAGTGGTACAAATGCATCACATATGCAATTTGGTTACTCTCCACATGAAGAGATGTCATCGGCTGGACGCCCACCTCATGCTCTGGTTGCTTTTGGGTTTGGAGGAAAGCTTATAGTTATGAAAGAAACAAGCTCAATGGCCACAAACTTTAACAGTGGAAATCAG GGGAGTTCTATTGGAACAGTGTCAGTTCTTAATTTATCAGAGGTTGTCGCGGATAaagtcgatgcttcaaggatcacTGATGGCAGTGCACTTAGTTACTTCCATGTTCTATGCCGTCAACCTGTTCCTGGTCCTCTTGTTGGTGGAAGTGCTGCATCAAAGGATGTAAACAAATGGCTTGATGAGATGATTACATGGTATGAATCTTCCACCAATGAACACCAGAGAGGTGATCCTCGCAAGTTGCTTATTTCGTTGCTGAAGATACTATGTCAGCACTATGGGAAACTACGTGCACCTTTTGGGTCTGATCCATCACAAGAG GATACAAACGGTCCAGAGATGGCAGTAACCAAGCTCTTTTCATCTTGCAAGAGAAGTAGCAATCATATGGGAGATTTTGGGTCAAATGTTCCTTTCATGCAAAATATCCCCTCTGAAATTCAGATGCAG GCTGTTGCGCAAGAGGTACAAGCTCTTCTAGTATCTGGCAGAAGAAAAGAGGCTCTTCTGCATGCTCAGGAAGGTCAACTGTGGGGGCCTGCAGTCATACTTGCTTTACAACTTGGCGATAAT TTCTACGTGGATACTGTGAAGAAAATGGCCCAGTGCCACTTTATTTCTGGGTCACCTTTGCGAACATTGTGCCTGCTCATTGCTGGTCAACCTGCAGATGTTTTTAATGTAGAGAACAACAGCAACATCAACTATGATACTCTAGGTGCATCCCAACAACCTATGCAG CCTAATCCTAATGGTATGTTGGATGACTGGGAAGAGAATTTGGCTATTATAACTGCAAACAGGACAAAAGGTGATGACCTAGTTATTACCCATCTTGGAGATTGCCTTTGGAAAGAGAAAAATGAG GTTGCAGCTGCTCATTCATGCTACTTAGTCGCTGAACTAAACATTGACCCATACTCTGAAAGTGCTCGGTTATGTCTCATTGGTGCAGACCATTTGAAATGTCCTCGAACATTTGCCAGCCCTGAAGCCATTCAG AGGACAGAGGTTTATGAATATACAAAGGTGCTTGGTAATTCTCAGTATATCCTGCTACCCTTCCAGCCATATAAGCTAATATATGCGTACATGCTTGCGGAAGTGGGAAGGCTCGCTGATTCCTTGAG GTACTGCCAAGCTTCTATGAAGGTGCTGAAAGCTTCTGGCCGTGCTCCAGAACTGGAAGCATGGAAACAATTATTTTCCTCCCTGGAGGACAGGATACGCACTCACCAGCAG GGTGGGTATGGAACGAATTTAGCCCCTGCGAAACTAGTTGGAAAGTTATTTACCTCGCTTGATAAATCTATATCCCGCATGATGGGCACACCATCCGCAACACTTCCACCAGTGCCACAGGGCTCTGTTGGTGATAAGGAAACCTATTCAGCACCTGCAGCAGCAAAATTTGTAAATAGTCAATCGTTAATGACGATGTCATCATTAACTGCATCCCCTTCAGTGCATTCTATTACTGAAATGTCAGAGAATAGTGGTGGCGCTGGCAGGAAGATTGCACACAACAGAAGTGTTTCTGAACCAGACTTCGGCAAAACACCAAAACCG GGTGCGCAATCGGATAATACACAGAGCAGTGCATCAGGTTCAAGATTTGGTTGGATTAGCTCCACACTGCAGAAGACAATGGGATTTGTTTCAAAATCCCGCCAG GCAAAATTAGGGCAACAGAACAAGTTTTACTATGATGAGAAGCTGAAGCGATGGGTAGAGGAAGGTGCTGAGATTCCTGCCGAGGAGCCTCCTCTCGCTCCACCTCCAACAAAATCCTCCTCATACCAGAATGGCATGCCAGACTATAACTTAAATGGCCCTACTAGTGGAATGCATACTCCTAATGGAGTGGCAGAACGAAGATCTCCAAAACATGCAGATCATGGTTTGGGGATGCCGCCAATTCCGCCCAGCCAGAACCAGTTTTCCGCTCGTGGACGAACGGGTGTCCGGTCCAG ATATGTGGACACATTCAACAAGGCTGGTGCAACTGGAGCGGCCCAGTCTTATAACAGACCGGCTGCTACATCTGTGACACCACCTACCGGTGCCAGGTTCTTTGTGCCCACGGCGGCTGCTGTCGCTGCAGAGCAGATGCCTAGCCAATCAGTGCAGACACGTGGCGAAACCTTCCAACGGGATGACCGCTCATCCTCACCGCCAGCGGAAACATCATTTTCATCACCCCCTCCAGCAGCACAATTTTCATCACCAATGTCATCTGCCATTCAGCGGTACCCGAGCATGGACAACATTGCTACACCGAACCAGGCACCCTGGATGTCCCCGGGAAGTAACAGCAGCTCATTCGCATCAAGATCACGGGCAGCATCATGGAGTGGGACATACTCTGACCAATTCAGTTCCACGGCAGAGGCTAGGTCACCTGACGGACCGACTGTGCCCTCGCCACAAATGCCTGGCAGACCCCCCTCGCACAGTCGTTCCAACAGCAACTCGTCCGTGCAGTTTACCGGCTTGACGGAGGATCTTCACGAGGTTGAGCTCTGA
- the LOC119326476 gene encoding RNA-binding protein 48-like isoform X2 — protein MPRDRDEPAAVRVYTVCDESKYLVVRNVPALGCGDELGSVFAAYGPLEECKPMDAEDCEEYTDVYFIKFAQVSNARFAKRKLDESVFLGNRLQVSYAPQFESLLDTKEKLEVRRNEVLRRIRSPAGSRPEGLSQYSPGQGSSSGNPHHHMNSNKREYMKTMPATHIEDDRFSHVPSNKDYFPSESMNATVNLVRQKLDKIQSGGDAPDAAAAASKKPRADNRRRI, from the exons ATGCCGCGCGACCGCGACGAGCCGGCGGCCGTGCGCGTCTACACGGTCTGCGACGAGTCCAA GTACCTCGTCGTCCGGAACGTGCCGGCCCTCGGATGCGGCGACGAGCTCGGCTCCGTGTTCGCGGCGTACGGCCCGCTGGAAGA GTGCAAGCCCATGGACGCCGAGGACTGCGAGGAGTACACCGACGTCTACTTCATCAAGTTCGCGCAGGTCAGCAACGCGAG GTTTGCAAAGAGGAAGTTGGACGAGTCTGTATTTCTTGGCAACCGGCTGCAGGTTTCATATGCACCTCAGTTTGAAAGTCTTCTGGATACCAAGGAGAAACTGGAAGTCAGGAGAAATGAAGTCCTCAGACGAATAAGAT CACCTGCTGGAAGCAGACCTGAAGGGCTATCACAGTATTCACCGGGTCAGGGATCATCTAGTGGGAACCCACACCATCATATGAACTCCAACAAGCG GGAGTACATGAAGACAATGCCCGCTACTCATATCGAAGATGATCGTTTCAGCCATGTGCCCTCTAATAAG GACTATTTCCCGTCCGAGTCGATGAATGCGACTGTAAATCTAGTGAGGCAGAAGCTTGACAAG ATACAGTCCGGCGGCGACGCTCCCGATGCTGCTGCCGCCGCATCCAAGAAACCACGGGCCGATAACCGCAGGCGTATTTGA
- the LOC119326476 gene encoding uncharacterized protein LOC119326476 isoform X1 produces the protein MRRRARLRVRGVRPAGRVSRQQRPESTPFSLLMFSAHHFSLCVCALCVCVCLGSGASPWTPRTARSTPTSTSSSSRRFAKRKLDESVFLGNRLQVSYAPQFESLLDTKEKLEVRRNEVLRRIRSPAGSRPEGLSQYSPGQGSSSGNPHHHMNSNKREYMKTMPATHIEDDRFSHVPSNKDYFPSESMNATVNLVRQKLDKIQSGGDAPDAAAAASKKPRADNRRRI, from the exons ATGCGGCGACGAGCTCGGCTCCGTGTTCGCGGCGTACGGCCCGCTGGAAGAGTGAGCCGGCAGCAGCGACCTGAATCAACTCCTTTCTCCCTGTTAATGTTCAGTGCTCACCATTTTTCATTATGTGTATgtgctctgtgtgtgtgtgtttgtttggGTTCAGGTGCAAGCCCATGGACGCCGAGGACTGCGAGGAGTACACCGACGTCTACTTCATCAAGTTCGCGCAG GTTTGCAAAGAGGAAGTTGGACGAGTCTGTATTTCTTGGCAACCGGCTGCAGGTTTCATATGCACCTCAGTTTGAAAGTCTTCTGGATACCAAGGAGAAACTGGAAGTCAGGAGAAATGAAGTCCTCAGACGAATAAGAT CACCTGCTGGAAGCAGACCTGAAGGGCTATCACAGTATTCACCGGGTCAGGGATCATCTAGTGGGAACCCACACCATCATATGAACTCCAACAAGCG GGAGTACATGAAGACAATGCCCGCTACTCATATCGAAGATGATCGTTTCAGCCATGTGCCCTCTAATAAG GACTATTTCCCGTCCGAGTCGATGAATGCGACTGTAAATCTAGTGAGGCAGAAGCTTGACAAG ATACAGTCCGGCGGCGACGCTCCCGATGCTGCTGCCGCCGCATCCAAGAAACCACGGGCCGATAACCGCAGGCGTATTTGA